In one Drosophila pseudoobscura strain MV-25-SWS-2005 chromosome X, UCI_Dpse_MV25, whole genome shotgun sequence genomic region, the following are encoded:
- the Syx4 gene encoding syntaxin-4 isoform X2, which produces MGRDRLPELLQRSLSSQSSSSSNGSLLLNVYSATTEYSNSNSDSANSYSINSTTTTSNNNSNNNNSSESKDRGSKDRGSTKMAQYGANVDDILNPYSQIRLQLSQIAANLEAMNRMTQTINLRTFNENEMDDLHNKNLRLGNQLMSRFRDFKTNLPPENDYSLEARMKRTLFYGLYQTYINLWQKNELFLQNYELKIKKNLRLHTKIINSEASEQEIELLMENKTTKLFVDNFLQETEKERQTLRDLMDRFNELRKLEKSIEDVHALFMRIQTLVMEQSETIQRVEFHAQQATLYVDKGAVELDQAEKHQKKARKVRKR; this is translated from the exons ATGGGCCGTGATCGACTACCGGAGCTTTTGCAG CGCTCGCTGAGCTCTCAATCGAGCTCCTCGTCTAACGGTTCACTCCTACTCAACGTGTACAGTGCGACAACAGAGTacagcaacagtaacagcGACAGCGCAAACAGTTATAGCATCAatagcaccaccaccaccagcaacaacaacagcaacaacaataacagcagcGAGAGCAAGGATCGAGGGAGCAAGGACCGAGGGAGCACGAAAATGGCGCAATATGGAGCCAATGTAGACGACATTCTTAATCCG TACTCGCAGATTCGGTTGCAGCTCTCACAGATTGCCGCCAATCTGGAGGCCATGAACCGCATGACTCAAACCATCAATCTGCGCACATTTAATG AAAACGAGATGGATGATCTGCACAATAAAAACTTGCGCCTTGGTAATCAGTTGATGAGCCGCTTCAGGGATTTCAAGACCAACCTGCCGCCAGAGAACGACTATAGCCTGGAAGCGAGAATGAAACGAACCCTTTTCTATGGCCTATATCAGACGTACATCAATTTGTGGCAGAAGAACGAGCTCTTTCTACAAAACTATGAgctgaaaataaaaaagaaccTGCGCCTGCACACAAAAATCA TCAATTCGGAGGCCAGCGAGCAGGAAATCGAGCTGCTCATGGAGAACAAGACCACCAAACTCTTCGTGGACAAT TTCCTgcaagaaacagaaaaagagaggCAGACCCTTCGTGATCTCATGGATAGATTCAACGAGCTGCGTAAGCTAGAGAAGTCCATTGAGGATGTACACGCCCTGTTTATGCGCATCCAAACGTTGGTGATGGAGCAGAGTGAAACGATACAGCGCGTGGAGTTCCATGCCCAACAGGCTACACTATATGTGGACAAGGGTGCCGTGGAGCTCGATCAGGCCGAGAAGCACCAGAAGAAGGCGCGGAAGGTGAG AAAAAGATAA
- the LOC6901256 gene encoding zinc finger protein 771, producing MSSNVVLRSGTRVARTCRVCYVPSPNSFSLFKPNRICGQITTLARVLSYCVSVDVLEEEDFMPDHICGSCATNLEQVMEFKQKARNIDQFLRERHEKRCASLPINGVKLNEHHAAELNNDLEIVEEEQEESNVLVGCDIIEEMPEDDMHMASHIPEDLYEVVEVQEQQREEEKEEEVEELAQEDTSEEEQQPAATAARARRPKPISDLLQCKICNKQLSTSNSFKYHMQLHGDAKPFECTICGESFKTRNAFDGHITTHDPNNPNTCNICGKFYRQASSLRTHMLAHKGVKPYQCTLCGKRLTQKSGYKKHMLTHTGEKPHTCDICHRSFRYSSNLIAHKRCHSQEKPHECQVCHKRSFANSSDLTRHMLVHSNERPFKCLDCGKTFKRQISLNVHMKSKKTAAMEESSLEYDEEN from the exons ATGTCATCGAATGTGGTATTGCGATCCGGCACTCGCGTTGCGCGCACATGTCGTGTCTGCTATGTCCCCTCCCCGAACAGCTTCTCTCTATTCAAACCAAACAGGATATGTGGCCAAATCACAACGCTGGCCAGGGTCCTTAGCTACTGCGTTAGCGTGGATGTgctcgaggaggaggactttATGCCAGACCACATATGCGGCAGCTGCGCAACGAATCTCGAGCAGGTCATGGAGTTCAAGCAGAAGGCCCGCAACATAGATCAGTTCCTAAGGGAACGTCATGAAAAGCGCTGTGCCAGCCTGCCAATAAATGGGGTGAAACTGAATGAACATCACGCAGCAGAGCTCAATAATGATCTGGAAATAGTCGAGGAAGAACAAGAAGAGAGCAACGTGCTAGTGGGCTGCGACATTATTGAGGAAATGCCTGAAGATGATATGCACATGGCAAGCCACATTCCAGAAGATCTATACGAGGTTGTCGAagtgcaggagcagcagcgggaggaggagaaggaagaGGAAGTAGAGGAGCTGGCTCAGGAGGACACCAGtgaggaagagcagcagccagcagcaaccgcTGCCCGAGCCAGAAGACCAAAGCCAATCTCCGATCTGCTGCAGTGTAAG ATCTGCAACAAGCAGCTGAGCACATCCAACTCGTTCAAGTACCACATGCAACTGCATGGCGATGCCAAGCCCTTCGAGTGCACGATTTGCGGGGAGTCATTCAAGACACGCAACGCCTTTGATGGGCACATAACGACTCACGATCCAAATAATCCCAATACGTGTAACATATGCGGTAAGTTCTATCGGCAGGCCTCGTCGCTGCGCACCCACATGCTCGCCCACAAAGGGGTCAAGCCATACCAGTGCACCCTATGCGGCAAGCGGCTCACCCAGAAGTCCGGCTACAAGAAGCACATGCTGACCCACACCGGCGAGAAGCCGCACACCTGCGACATCTGCCATCGCTCCTTCCGCTACTCGAGCAACCTTATTGCCCACAAGCGATGCCACAGCCAGGAGAAGCCCCACGAGTGCCAGGTCTGTCACAAGCGCAGCTTTGCCAACAGCTCCGATCTGACACGCCACATGCTGGTCCATTCCAACGAGCGTCCCTTCAAGTGTCTCGATTGTGGCAAAACCTTCAAGCGACAGATATCCCTCAATGTCCACATGAAGTCGAAGAAAACAGCGGCCATGGAGGAGTCGTCTCTGGAGTACGACGAGGAGAACTAA
- the Syx4 gene encoding syntaxin-4 isoform X1 yields MGRDRLPELLQRSLSSQSSSSSNGSLLLNVYSATTEYSNSNSDSANSYSINSTTTTSNNNSNNNNSSESKDRGSKDRGSTKMAQYGANVDDILNPYSQIRLQLSQIAANLEAMNRMTQTINLRTFNENEMDDLHNKNLRLGNQLMSRFRDFKTNLPPENDYSLEARMKRTLFYGLYQTYINLWQKNELFLQNYELKIKKNLRLHTKIINSEASEQEIELLMENKTTKLFVDNFLQETEKERQTLRDLMDRFNELRKLEKSIEDVHALFMRIQTLVMEQSETIQRVEFHAQQATLYVDKGAVELDQAEKHQKKARKKKIMLITILVAVLLVLLFVGIYL; encoded by the exons ATGGGCCGTGATCGACTACCGGAGCTTTTGCAG CGCTCGCTGAGCTCTCAATCGAGCTCCTCGTCTAACGGTTCACTCCTACTCAACGTGTACAGTGCGACAACAGAGTacagcaacagtaacagcGACAGCGCAAACAGTTATAGCATCAatagcaccaccaccaccagcaacaacaacagcaacaacaataacagcagcGAGAGCAAGGATCGAGGGAGCAAGGACCGAGGGAGCACGAAAATGGCGCAATATGGAGCCAATGTAGACGACATTCTTAATCCG TACTCGCAGATTCGGTTGCAGCTCTCACAGATTGCCGCCAATCTGGAGGCCATGAACCGCATGACTCAAACCATCAATCTGCGCACATTTAATG AAAACGAGATGGATGATCTGCACAATAAAAACTTGCGCCTTGGTAATCAGTTGATGAGCCGCTTCAGGGATTTCAAGACCAACCTGCCGCCAGAGAACGACTATAGCCTGGAAGCGAGAATGAAACGAACCCTTTTCTATGGCCTATATCAGACGTACATCAATTTGTGGCAGAAGAACGAGCTCTTTCTACAAAACTATGAgctgaaaataaaaaagaaccTGCGCCTGCACACAAAAATCA TCAATTCGGAGGCCAGCGAGCAGGAAATCGAGCTGCTCATGGAGAACAAGACCACCAAACTCTTCGTGGACAAT TTCCTgcaagaaacagaaaaagagaggCAGACCCTTCGTGATCTCATGGATAGATTCAACGAGCTGCGTAAGCTAGAGAAGTCCATTGAGGATGTACACGCCCTGTTTATGCGCATCCAAACGTTGGTGATGGAGCAGAGTGAAACGATACAGCGCGTGGAGTTCCATGCCCAACAGGCTACACTATATGTGGACAAGGGTGCCGTGGAGCTCGATCAGGCCGAGAAGCACCAGAAGAAGGCGCGGAAG AAAAAGATAATGCTCATTACTATACTCGTTGCTGTGCTGCTAGTATTACTATTTgttggtatttatttgtaa
- the crm gene encoding protein cramped: MEEMCKNVKSASLGSVAGAGGVAAVAPVASHETDVFTAPALVHQHNGKGVHFKLAPPTVPATAAEPVEELLGSVITHNCPGTRASARVIQKMKQDQTRPMTPPPPEKEHTKKEEKPTQKTPSQIRTGNGRTSWTNVERNCFFDALNEFGKDFEAVANCINAKLKRRNANSEYSFKTKDQVRQHYYQTYHKICKYVRYSDELKKLAQELYTLINYGEMRRKLQFLTEKHFMKLKPLIYQGQITIRCKGKNIRIKTPSCKALRRLNQLDDSLEDIRLPSKVEVLLSPANMETFGRVQSLAQNPRGRIIVPLHKKLLSFIKIFEYKWRSATQRLNEQKSSLYPNISATASNTTTAASTPTPSTNNEPEQPQQQPPTTPVEPSLCFQPKPGVAIHRPLLNITAHLNSIDICLTAYEERIGVKVRSETLGNTAAVAVAASKRPRTESGSEKRSPEAKKPKTGANPVLEKSLDEAVVAPENNNVKLEDVKMEVVKLEVCSGDELVEDTKEFLPSGEAAIITSAVASAPPPPPTSILLPQPPATVPASAPALPVPAPVAVAVPTPPVARSKRKEAKEAAAAAAARNFKPLLSDNIIKRMRRGWTVSNAADITIGDLYVVLGQDSKVELEYYWCETEIVSHSHSSSVPATTTTSATSATSLPYNTNDCDSVERVKAVTTSTVSNKLKHLLLVANLSERVRKRQCNCGHTCDRKRDLMNKAQQLAGANEAAAAGEGTFRTPMLPVRRPIANFVDPVRQLSALTRQKLNRQVLVHRRLLLPGSGASGPGRPYDQLSVRQLHNGLFEPIERAGLTTGIPMSSRFSGEEQHHQHTETDSIPAMDAGASRGPARDMPNLDIVPPSAIADTLPEAAQDESTTQNFFRGSMSPMHLLRDSTSNARWLEENINDFSLTSLLGHLDEIDATRDIIDPSSSMSVISESSVDFRHKFQEIAALLQQQEKD; the protein is encoded by the exons ATGGAAGAAATGTGTAAGAATGTGAAATCCGCCTCCCTTGGATCAGTAGCTGGTGCTGGAGGAGTAGCAGCAGTTGCTCCCGTTGCTTCCCATGAGACTGACGTCTTCACTGCCCCCGCCCTTGTGCATCAGCACAATGGCAAGGGAGTGCACTTCAAGCTGGCGCCGCCCACAGTCCCAGCCACGGCCGCCGAGCCTGTGGAGGAGCTACTGGGGTCTGTCATCACACACAATTGCCCCGGGACGCGTGCCAGTGCCCGGGTGATACAGAAAATGAAGCAAGACCAGACCCGCCCAATGACGCCGCCGCCCCCTGAAAAGGAGCACAccaagaaggaggagaagccCACCCAGAAGACACCATCCCAGATAAGGACAGGCAATGGTCGGACGTCCTGGACGAATGTCGAACGGAATTGCTTCTTTGATGCGTTGAACGAGTTTGGCAAGGACTTTGAGGCGGTGGCCAACTGCATCAATGCGAAGCTAAAGCGCCGCAATGCCAACAGCGAATACAGCTTCAAGACTAAGGATCAAGTGCGCCAGCACTACTATCAGACCTATCACAAAATCTGCAAATATGTGAGGTACTCGGATG aGCTGAAGAAGCTCGCCCAGGAACTGTATACGCTGATCAACTATGGCGAAATGCGTCGCAAGCTACAGTTCCTCACCGAGAAGCATTTCATGAAGCTGAAGCCGCTCATCTACCAGGGCCAGATCACCATCCGCTGCAAGGGCAAGAACATACGCATTAAGACGCCCTCCTGCAAGGCTCTGCGTCGTCTCAATCAGCTCGATG ACTCGCTGGAAGACATACGCCTGCCCAGCAAGGTGGAGGTGCTGCTGAGTCCAGCCAACATGGAGACCTTTGGCCGTGTCCAATCGTTGGCTCAGAATCCCAGAGGTCGCATTATTGTGCCGCTGCACAAGAAGCTTCTGAGTTTCATCAAGATATTTGAGTACAAATGGCGCAGTGCCACCCAGCGACTGAACGAGCAGAAGTCTTCTCTGTATCCCAACATCTCGGCCACTGCCAGcaacaccaccaccgccgccagcaCCCCCACACCCAGCACCAACAACGAACCAGagcaaccgcagcagcagccaccgacGACACCCGTGGAGCCATCACTATGCTTCCAGCCCAAGCCGGGTGTGGCCATCCATCGGCCCTTGCTGAATATCACTGCCCACCTGAACAGCATTGACATCTGCCTGACCGCCTACGAGGAGCGTATCGGCGTTAAAGTGCGCAGCGAGACCCTGGGCAATActgcggcggtggcggtggccgcGAGCAAGCGACCACGCACCGAGAGCGGATCAGAGAAGCGTTCACCGGAGGCCAAGAAGCCTAAGACCGGAGCCAATCCGGTTCTTGAGAAGTCCCTGGACGAGGCGGTTGTGGCCCCCGAAAACAACAATGTGAAGCTGGAAGATGTGAAAATGGAAGTTGTGAAGCTGGAGGTGTGCAGCGGCGACGAGCTGGTCGAGGACACGAAGGAGTTCCTTCCTTCCGGTGAAGCGGCAATCATCACCTCAGCTGTGGCTTcagcaccaccgccaccaccaacATCAATACTGCTGCCGCAACCGCCAGCTACAGTGCCAGCTTCAGCACCGGCTCTGCCAGTACCAgcgccagtggcagtggcagtgcctaCACCGCCAGTGGCTCGCTCCAAGCGCAAGGAGGCAAAAGAGGcggctgcagccgctgctgcccgAAACTTTAAGCCGCTGCTGAGCGATAACATTATCAAACGGATGCGCCGAGGCTGGACCGTGTCGAATGCGGCGGATATAACCATTGGGGATTTGTATGTGGTGCTGGGACAGGATTCCAAGGTGGAGCTGGAGTATTACTGGTGCGAGACAGAGATAGTGTCCCACTCGCACTCCTCCTCTGTGCCGGCGACCACGACCACATCAGCCACATCGGCCACGTCGCTTCCATACAATACCAATGACTGTGATAGCGTGGAACGCGTCAAGGCCGTGACCACATCGACGGTAAGCAATAAGCTGAAGCATCTCCTGCTCGTGGCCAATCTCAGTGAGCGTGTGCGCAAGCGTCAGTGCAACTGTGGCCATACCTGCGATCGCAAGCGAGACCTGATGAACAAGGCCCAGCAATTGGCGGGAGCCAACGAAGCTGCCGCCGCCGGCGAGGGCACTTTCCGTACGCCCATGCTGCCGGTGCGACGTCCCATAGCCAATTTCGTTGATCCAGTGCGTCAGCTATCGGCg CTCACGCGCCAGAAGCTCAACCGGCAGGTTCTGGTACATCGACGGCTCCTCCTGCCCGGCTCAGGGGCTAGCGGACCCGGTCGTCCCTACGACCAGCTGAGTGTGCGTCAGCTGCACAACGGACTCTTCGAGCCGATTGAACGTGCTGGGCTTACCACTGGCATCCCCATGTCATCCAGATTCAGCGGGGAGgagcagcatcatcagcacACTGAGACAGACTCCATTCCGGCCATGGATGCTGGAGCCAGCCGCGGACCAGCGAGAGATATGCCAAATTTGGATATTGTTCCGCCATCAGCAATAGCAGACACGCTGCCAGAGGCAGCTCAAGATGAGAGCACAA CACAAAACTTCTTTCGTGGCAGCATGAGTCCGATGCATTTGCTGCGGGATTCCACCTCGAATGCGCGCTGGCTGGAGGAAAACATCAATGACTTCTCGCTGACCTCATTGCTTGGACATTTAGATGAGATAGATGCCACCAGGGACATAATA GACCCCTCCTCCAGCATGTCCGTGATCAGCGAGAGCAGCGTGGACTTTCGTCACAAGTTCCAGGAGATTGCCGCACtgctgcaacagcaggagAAGGATTAG